One genomic region from Leptospira tipperaryensis encodes:
- a CDS encoding slipin family protein, which yields MKIKKDQRGLLLKDGEYVKLLIPGDYFFILGKDVEIHSVLNPLFSRIDFTFLRNDPILMKELEVIDLKDNEIAFHFEEEKFQSVLRTGIHSFWKGIKTRSFIKINLDNPYIEDEIDRSILMKPEVKDLTCSYAVESFQKGLLFIENSFVKTLEPGNYFFWKGTKSISVLKADLRQLQTEITGQEILSKDKIPLRLNFVCQYKIKDPIQCLVEIKDYESQLYIHLQLVLREYIGSLTLDEILSKKEEIGSYVTEKIKTSMPSMGLEILFGGVKDVILPGEIKDILNQVLIAEKKAQANVIMRREETASTRSLLNTAKLMEENATLYKLKELEYVERISEKISQITLTGGIQLIDQLKGLLLPAKEDTKR from the coding sequence ATGAAAATTAAAAAGGATCAAAGAGGTCTTTTATTAAAAGACGGAGAATACGTAAAACTCCTGATTCCCGGGGATTACTTTTTCATTTTAGGAAAAGACGTAGAAATTCATTCGGTCCTAAATCCGCTTTTTTCAAGAATCGATTTTACTTTCTTACGGAATGATCCAATTCTTATGAAAGAATTAGAAGTCATCGACCTCAAAGACAACGAAATCGCGTTTCATTTTGAAGAAGAAAAATTTCAATCGGTTTTAAGAACGGGGATCCACTCATTTTGGAAAGGAATCAAAACCAGATCCTTTATCAAGATCAATCTGGACAATCCTTATATCGAAGATGAAATCGATCGATCCATCTTGATGAAACCCGAAGTAAAGGATCTCACCTGTTCTTACGCTGTAGAATCTTTTCAAAAGGGCCTTTTGTTTATTGAAAATTCTTTTGTAAAAACCTTAGAACCCGGAAATTATTTTTTCTGGAAAGGAACAAAATCGATTTCGGTTCTCAAAGCGGATCTAAGACAATTACAAACGGAGATCACCGGACAAGAGATCCTTTCGAAAGACAAAATCCCTCTTAGACTTAATTTTGTTTGTCAGTATAAGATCAAGGACCCGATCCAATGCCTCGTAGAAATAAAAGACTATGAATCCCAACTCTACATTCATCTTCAACTGGTTTTGAGAGAATACATCGGCTCATTGACGTTAGACGAAATTCTTTCTAAAAAAGAAGAAATTGGCTCCTACGTTACGGAAAAGATCAAAACATCCATGCCTTCCATGGGTTTGGAAATTCTTTTTGGAGGAGTCAAGGACGTAATACTCCCCGGAGAGATCAAGGACATTCTCAATCAGGTCTTGATCGCAGAAAAGAAGGCCCAGGCAAACGTTATCATGCGAAGAGAAGAAACCGCATCCACAAGAAGTTTGCTAAACACCGCAAAGTTGATGGAAGAAAATGCAACCTTATACAAGCTCAAAGAGTTGGAATATGTGGAAAGAATCAGCGAGAAGATCAGTCAGATTACTTTGACCGGTGGAATTCAGCTCATCGATCAACTCAAAGGCCTTCTTCTTCCTGCGAAAGAAGATACTAAAAGATAA